The following coding sequences are from one Granulicella sp. L56 window:
- a CDS encoding substrate-binding domain-containing protein, with protein sequence MPVRKTTKRLYLIPVLSKALDILELLQEENQPMTLEAIHRKTRISKTTVYRILKTFVHRGYLSQSPDGLYRQVTRPKKMRFGFAGQSADMPFSNEVTESLKDAAASVGVDLMILDNCYDAATALKNAEEFVRSKVDLVIEFQVEQEVAPMIGDKIAGANIPLIAIDIPHPHATYFGVDNYRVGIEAGETLAAHAVANWEGKVEWVLGLDLAEAGPLVQSRITGAFEGVRNGISDLPVELFVRMDARGMRERSRKLVTDFLQRHPKDKHILVAAATDSSALGAVDAVRELKRDKHVVVVGQDCIAEAIAEMRKDKSPLIGSVSHEASSYGPSLVHLGLQLLRGQTVPPYNYVAHKMVTQKMLE encoded by the coding sequence ATGCCTGTGCGCAAAACGACGAAGAGACTTTATCTGATTCCTGTGCTGTCGAAAGCGCTGGACATACTTGAGCTTTTACAGGAAGAGAACCAGCCGATGACGCTGGAGGCGATTCATCGCAAGACGCGAATCTCGAAGACGACGGTCTACCGGATTCTAAAGACGTTTGTGCATCGCGGATATCTATCGCAGTCTCCCGACGGGCTGTACCGGCAGGTGACTCGGCCTAAAAAGATGCGGTTCGGGTTTGCCGGGCAGAGCGCGGACATGCCGTTCTCAAACGAGGTAACGGAGAGCCTGAAGGATGCGGCCGCCTCGGTGGGAGTGGACCTGATGATTCTGGACAATTGTTACGACGCGGCCACCGCATTGAAGAATGCAGAGGAGTTCGTGCGCAGCAAGGTCGATCTGGTGATCGAGTTCCAGGTGGAGCAGGAGGTTGCTCCTATGATCGGCGATAAGATCGCCGGAGCAAATATTCCGCTGATCGCCATCGATATTCCTCATCCTCATGCGACGTATTTCGGTGTGGACAACTACCGCGTCGGTATTGAGGCCGGGGAGACGCTGGCGGCCCATGCGGTAGCGAACTGGGAGGGCAAGGTGGAGTGGGTGCTGGGGCTGGACCTGGCAGAGGCCGGCCCGCTGGTGCAGAGCAGAATTACGGGCGCCTTCGAGGGTGTTCGCAATGGGATCTCCGATCTACCCGTAGAGCTATTTGTTCGGATGGATGCGCGGGGAATGAGGGAGCGCAGCAGGAAGCTGGTTACCGACTTTTTGCAGCGGCATCCCAAGGACAAGCACATTCTGGTTGCGGCCGCGACAGATTCAAGCGCGTTGGGCGCAGTCGATGCGGTGAGGGAGTTGAAGCGGGACAAGCACGTTGTGGTGGTCGGTCAGGATTGCATCGCCGAGGCGATTGCGGAGATGCGCAAGGACAAGTCGCCCTTGATTGGCTCGGTGTCGCATGAGGCGAGCTCGTATGGGCCAAGCCTGGTTCACCTGGGGCTACAACTGCTGCGAGGCCAGACGGTGCCCCCCTACAACTACGTCGCACACAAGATGGTGACGCAGAAGATGCTGGAATAA
- a CDS encoding PadR family transcriptional regulator, whose protein sequence is MTGKPSDLIQGTLEMLILKTLALEPMHGYGVALRIEQISNGVFRVNPGSLFPALSRLERAARIKAEWRATENNRRAKYYLLTDQGRKALKEETQQWSRQLAAITSILGA, encoded by the coding sequence ATGACCGGCAAACCCAGCGACCTTATCCAGGGAACCCTCGAAATGCTGATTCTCAAAACGCTTGCGCTGGAGCCGATGCACGGCTACGGCGTTGCCCTTCGCATCGAGCAGATCAGCAACGGGGTCTTCCGCGTCAATCCTGGCTCACTCTTTCCTGCCCTCAGCCGACTCGAGCGCGCAGCCCGCATCAAGGCAGAGTGGCGTGCCACTGAGAACAACCGCCGCGCCAAGTATTACCTGCTCACCGACCAGGGCCGCAAAGCGCTCAAGGAAGAGACTCAGCAATGGAGTCGCCAACTAGCCGC